GGACCAGGGCCACGACCTCGTGACCGCGATCCAGCGCCAGGTCGACGAGTGTGCCGCCGGTACGGCCCGAAGCTCCGAGTATGGCGATGCGCATGATCTTCCACTTCCTGACTGAACAAGTGTTGGTGAACTGAGTAAACAACCGTTGGTTAGCGGCGTCAAGGCGCGGACCCAGTAAGGTGAACGTGTGTTGTTTATCTGTTCACCCAGGTAGGAAGGGGGGCGAAGATGTCGTCTCAGGAGCCGTCCGTTCCCCGCCGCCGCAATCCGCGGGGGCAGGGGGAGGTACTCAAAGCCCAGCTCGTCGACGCGGCAGCCAAGCTGCTGGCCACGCTCGACCAGCCCGAGACGCTCACCCTGCGCCAGGTCGCACGCGAGGTCGGAGTGGCACCGGCCAGCATCTACAGCCACTTCACCGACCTCAGCGCACTGATCCAGCACGTCCTACGACTGCGCTACCAGGAACTGGCCCGGCTGATGGACGAGGCCGCACAAGTCGCCGGCCCCGCCCCCCTGGCCGACCTCACCGCGCGGTGCGCCGCCTACGTGCACTGGGGTGTCAGTCAACCCGGCCACTACCGCACCCTCTTCGGCGGCCGCATGCCCGCCGACCTGGTGCCCGGCTCGGCCCACGGCGCCGGCGCCGAACCGCTCACCGCCGTCGTGACCTCCCTCGCGGCCGCTGCCGTCCCGGAACGCAAGCAGCCCACGGCGGAACGACAAGCACAGGCCGGCCTCATGCTCTGGACCGCCCTGCACGGGCTCGTCAGTCTTTACAACGACCACGGCACGATGCCCTGGCCACCCCTCAACGATCTGATCACCGACGTGGTCTGCCTGCACACCGGCCGGCCAGCGGCCGAGACCGCGAGCCTCCTGAGACAGCACGAAGGACGATTCGGGCCGCCTACCCGCGCAGCTCACAAAGACCGCGACACCGCCCTGCTCGACCCCTCCCCGCCCGCCGACAACGAACACGGCATTACGCCGGAGGCAGGTTGAGCGCCAGCGCGTTTCATGGGCCCGCGCCCTGCTTCATGAGCACACCGTGGGGCCGGGCACAGACACACCACCGGAGCCGCCGGGACCTGGGAGTTGGTCCAACGAGTGTTCCGCCGCCGGTACGGCCCCGGCGGCTCCGGTGCGGCTTCCGGGATGGCGACCGAACGGGCGGACCTTGAGCACGATGGCGATCCGGATGTCCGACGGATAGAGGCTGCGCAGGTAGCGGCAGAACTGAAGGAACCTCGTCCGGTTCTTCTGCGGCTTGATGTGGCCGTAGAGCTTGTCCTGGGCCAGGTCGTAGGCGGCGAACAGGTGCCGGACCCCGTGCGGCCGGGTGTAGGTCGCCCGCCAACGGGGCCTCGGCTCCCGGTCGGGGGCCTTGTGCCGTCCGCCGCGCTCGGCCCATTGCCGTCCGGGAGGGGGCTGGAGGTTGAGCGGGCCGAACTCGTCCATGCATAAGACGACTTCGGGTTCGCCGTCCTCGGGTATGACCTCGACGTCGGCGATCGCGTAGAGGTGCTCGACGCGGGCCTTCTTGGCGGCATAGTCCGGGTCGCGGGAGGTCTTCCAGGTCTTTATGCGTTGAAAGGACACGCCCTCCTCGCGGAGCGGGACGCGCAGGCCCTCGTGGCTGATGTCGTCGACACCCCCTCGTCGACCGGGAAGTCGGCCAACTTGGCCAGGCTCCAGGTCGAGAAGGGAAGGCCGTGCTCGGCAGGGTTGGACTTGCGATCTTCTTGATGTCGCGCCGCTCGGGCAGAGTGAACGTCCTGGGCCGGCCGCCCTGGTACTTCGGGTAGAGCGCCTCGAAGCCGTCGGCGTTGAAGTTGTGGATCACGTCCCGAACCCGGCTCGCGTCACTATGCGTTGGGGTCACGCAGGCCGACTGCGTCATGCCGCCAGAACGGCTCTGCACAGACCGATGTCCCCGTCATCCATGGCTCATGCTCCGGGAACCTGATGACCTGGAAGGCGCCGTCCGGGATGCGCAGGGATGGCTTTCGAAAGCCCAGGCCACCACCGGGCGCGAAGCCGAAACGC
This portion of the Streptomyces caniferus genome encodes:
- a CDS encoding TetR/AcrR family transcriptional regulator, whose translation is MSSQEPSVPRRRNPRGQGEVLKAQLVDAAAKLLATLDQPETLTLRQVAREVGVAPASIYSHFTDLSALIQHVLRLRYQELARLMDEAAQVAGPAPLADLTARCAAYVHWGVSQPGHYRTLFGGRMPADLVPGSAHGAGAEPLTAVVTSLAAAAVPERKQPTAERQAQAGLMLWTALHGLVSLYNDHGTMPWPPLNDLITDVVCLHTGRPAAETASLLRQHEGRFGPPTRAAHKDRDTALLDPSPPADNEHGITPEAG